The following DNA comes from Bacteroidia bacterium.
TTCCCGAAGTATTTGATACTACCATTGGTTGGAGGTTTACAAATCCGGCATTGTCTGCTTTGCACCATCCTTTTACTATGGGTGAAACTGCTGAAAATGTTGCAACAAAATGGAACCTAACTCGTGAACAGCAAGATGCTTTCGCATATAACAGTCAAGTAAAATGGGATATGGCTAATAATGCAGGGAAGTTCAAAGATGAAATAACACCCTATATTCTAAACGGAAAGAAGGGCGAAAAAACGGTTTTTGACACTGATGAACATCCTAGACTTAGCTCACTTGAGATATTAGCTTCATTAAAACCTGCATTTAAAAAAGATGGTTCAGTTACAGCAGGAAATTCATCCGGTGTGAATGACGGTGCAGCTGTACTCTTGTTAGCATCTGAAAAGTTTATAAAAGAAAATAATATTACACCGCTGGCTCGTATTGTTTCTTTTGCGGCAGCAGGAGTTGCCCCGGAGATCATGGGAATCGGTCCTATTCCGGCAACACAAAAGGCACTCAAGAGAGCAGGATTAACAATCAATGACCTTGGGTTGGTTGAATTAAATGAGGCATTTGCAAGCCAAAGTATTGTTTGCATGCATGAATTAGGACTAAATCCTGAAATAGTCAATGTAAATGGCGGGTCGATAGCAATTGGACACCCATTAGGATGCAGTGGAGCACGCATTTCTTCTACACTTTTACATGAAATGAAAAAGAGAGCAAATGTTCGCTATGGTCTTGCAACTATGTGCGTAGGCGTAGGCCAAGGAATGGCAATGATTTTTGAGAAATCTTAATGAGATACTTTCTCCAAATTGCATTTGACGGGCAACCTTTTTGTGGCTGGCAACTACAAGCCAATGGCAATACTGTGCAAGCAGAAGTAGATAAAGCGTTAAGCATTATTCTCAGAAAAGATATTTATTGTTTGGGATGCGGCAGGACTGATTCTGGAGTACATGCAAAGCAGTTTTTTTTGCATTTTGATACTGAAAATCTCATTGAGGACATTCCCTTGTTTATTAGAAAATTTAATGGTGTTACACCTCGCGAGATTGCCGCTTATAAACTCTTTCGTGTAAAAGATAATGCAAATGCTCGTTTTGATGCTATTTCCAGAACTTATGAATACAAAATAAGTTTACAAAAAGACCCTTTTGAAATAGGCAAGTCATATTTCATTTGGCATCAACCGGATTTGTCACGCATGCAGGATGCTGCTAAATTATTGGTGGGCAAGATGGATTTTAAAGCTTTTAGCAGGGTAAATGATTTAAAACACCATATATGCGACCTTACTGAAGCGCGTTTTGAAGAAAATCAAAACACAATCATCTTTACTATCAGCGCAAACCGCTTTCTTCGCAATATGGTGAGAGCCATTGTGGGTACATTATTAGATATTGGATATGGGAGAATGGAACCGGATACGATAGTAAGTATATTAGAAAGTAAAGACAGGAGAAAAGCCGGTCAAAGTGTGCCTTCTGATGGTTTGTATTTGACTAAGGTTGTGTACCCTGAAAATATTTTTATCAATCATAATGAGTAAAGAAGGTAAGAATAAAAGGATGTTTGATGGAATGCTCCTATGGAGGATTATTAAGCTTGCATCTCCATATAAAAAGCAATTCTGGCTTGCAATCATCAGTACTATTTTGGTTGCTGTAACTGCTCCTTTGCGTCCATACCTTATCCAACTTGCCTTAGAAGATTATGTAGCACAAGCCGATAAAATAGGACTTCTTTGGATTACTATCATAACCATAGCTCTACTTGTCATTCAGACTTTATTACAGTTTTGGAATAGCTATATAACGGGGTGGATTGGTCAAAGTGTAATTAATGACATGCGGAACAAGGTTTTTGCTAAAATAAATTTAATGAAGCAAAAGTTTTTTGACAAGACTCCCGTTGGCGAACTTGTTACCCGATGTGTCAATGATATAGAAACGATTGCAGATCTCTTTGCCGCAGGTATTATTACAATTACAGGCGACATTTTGCAACTGATTGCAATCACAGGGTTTATGTTTTACATAGATTGGAAACTAACCCTCATAACTTTGTCGGTTTTGCCTCTCTTACTCTACGCTTCTCATATTTTCAGAATTAAAGTGAAAGAATCTTTCCAAGATGTAAGAGTAGCGGTAGCAAAAATTAATTCGTTTGTGCAAGAACGAATAACGGGAATGCAAGTAGTTCAGTTGTATAATCGTGAAGATATTGAATATGAAAAATTCAAAGAAATCAATATGGGACACTATGAAGCAAATCAGCGTTCTGTACTTTATTATTCAGTATTTTTCCCTGTAATTGAAATTATTACCGCCATTTCATTGGCTTTATTGGTTTGGTGGGGAACAAAGGAAATGTTAGGTGTAGGAGTTGCAACATTTGGAAAATTGACTGCATTCATTCTCTATATCAATATGTTTTTTCGTCCTGTGAGAATGTTAGCAGACCGCTTTAACAATGTACAGATGGGAATGGTTGCAGCGTCCAGAGTATTTAAGTTAATTGACAATAAAGAAAATTTGGAAGATTCGGAAGGTAGTTACGTTGCTGAACCTATTGGCAATATTGTCTTTGATAAGGTTTGGTTTGCTTATAATGACGAAAATTATGTAATCAAAGATTTATCTTTTACTCTGAATGAAGGAAAAACGTTGGCAATTGTTGGCGAGACAGGTTCGGGTAAAAGTTCCATAATCAACTTGTTGATGAAATTTTATCCCTACAACAAAGGACAAATTACAATAGATGGAGTGTCACTGACAGAATGGAATGCGCTCTTCTTACGGAAAAGAATTGCAATTGTAATGCAGGATGTTTTCTTGTTTTCAGGGTCTATATTAGAGAATATCACTTTGAATATGCCGGAAATAAGCAGAGAACAAGTGATTGAAACTTCCAAATTATTGGGAGCAAATACCTTTATTGAGAAATTACCGGGCGCTTATGATTACAAAGTCATGGAACGTGGCAACACCTTGTCTATGGGGCAAAGACAATTAATATCTTTTGTACGTGCAATGGTTGTAAACCCTAAAATATTAGTACTTGATGAAGCAACTTCCTCTGTTGACTCGGAAACTGAAGATGTAATTCAGAAGGCAATTGAAAAAATGATGTTCAATAGAACTTCTATTGTTATTGCACACAGGCTTTCAACTATTGAAAAAGCAGACAATATTATTGTAATGAGTCATGGTGAAATTGTGGAATCAGGCACTCATAAAGAGTTAGTGAAACAACGTGGCAGATATTATCAATTACAAAAGTCCGGAACACAAGAAATCCTCACAGAATAATGTTTTGATTAAAGTTGTAATACAATGATATTTGTCTCCTATTTTAATGTACTGTAACTGATGAAGTCATTTGTAATCAAGATAGTTTTAGGTATTACAATTTTAATGGTGGGTTCATTAACCGGTTGGGCGCAAAACAATATCATGTTTGAGCCTTTTACTTCATTTTCTTGGTCTGCAAGTAATTCATATACATCCAAATCTGATTTTATTCAAAATGGACAATCATGGAACAGTGAAAAAGGTATTGGCTTTGGATCTGGTAATGAATTTGGGATTTTAGCAAAAAGGTCTTTCGATTCTTCCATGTTAACTGTAAATGCAGGCGTTTCTGCACTCATTGGAAAGAAACAGCAAACATATCTTATGGAAAACTACGACTCCGGTCAAAAAGTCGTGAAGATGATGGATGCGTATCAACTCAATGCTTTATTAGGAATTGGTTTGCAAAATAAATTTAACAACAAAATATTAATTGGTTCTGATGTTTTGCTTGTCATTCCTTTAATTACAAGATTCAAAGAAGTAATAATTAACAAACAAGGCAACATAAACTCACAAACAAGTTTGCAGTATAAATCTCGAATTACAGTTGGTCTGAATCTAAGGTGTGGCATAGGGTATCAACTCTCAGAGCACTTATTAATCAAAGGTGATGTTGTATATACCTTTATGAGTATTTCAAATAAAAGTTCAATCATTAGAAATTACACCTCCTCTGATGGTACTTCGCTTGCACAACGTTACCCAACTACTTCCGACCTTGAAACCATTTTTTATAAGGATATGAAGGATGTTAAAAACGATCCGATACTTAACCCCTCGGGGTTTGACAAGAATAAACCTTCAGAAAGTATATCAACCCAACTTCCATTCAGCAGAATGGGGCTGAGCATTTCACTTGTTTGGATTTTAAATTTGAAGAAGGGTTAACAACTAACCATTCATACTAATCAGGAACTCTTTATTGTCAAGCGTGGTTTCCATGTACCTAAGCATGGTAGTCATAGCTTCCTCAGATGTCATATCCGCAAGATGATTTCTAAGAACCCACATTTTTTGCAGTGTATTTTTGTCATACAACAAATCTTCTCTCCGAGTACTTGAGGATACAATATCAATAGCAGGATAAATTCTTTTGTTAGAAAGTTTTCTATCAAGTTGAAGTTCCATATTCCCGGTTCCTTTAAACTCTTCAAAAATCACTTCATCCATTTTAGAACCGGTATCAATTAATGCAGTAGCAATAATAGTAAGCGAACCGCCATTTTCTATGTTTCTAGCTGCACCGAAGAATCTTTTTGGTTTTTGTAATGCATTTGCATCTACCCCTCCAGACAAAATTTTACCTGATGCCGGCTGTACAGTATTATAAGCTCTGGCAAGTCTGGTGATTGAGTCAAGTAATATTACCACATCATGACCACACTCGACCAACCTTTTTGATTTTTCAAGCACAATATTCGCAAGTTTTACATGTTTTTCAGCAGGTTCGTCAAATGTAGATGCAACAACCTCAGCTTTAACATTTCGAGCCATTTCTGTAACCTCTTCAGGTCTTTCGTCAACCAGCAGAATAATCATATATATTTCAGGATGATTTGCTGCAATTGCATTAGCAATGCCTTGTAATAAGTTGGTTTTACCTGTTTTGGGTTGTGCCACAATTAGTCCACGTTGTCCCTTACCAATAGGAGAAACTAAATCAATAATTCTATTACTAAAATTGCGAGGGTTGTCAACAAGGTTTATCTTACTATTTGGAAAAAGCGGAGTTAAATGTTCAAATGATATTCTATCCCTGATTTCAGCAGGCGTTTTACCATTTACTTTTTGAATCTGGACTAAGCCGAAATATTTTTCATTATCCTTTGGCAACCTAATAGTACCAACGACTGTGTCGCCTGTTTTAAGTCCATAAGAGCGAATTTGTTGAGGAGATACATAAACATCATCCGGTGATGACATGTAGTTATAGTCAGCAGAACGCAAGAATCCATACCCTTCTTGGATCACTTCCAGCACACCAATCGAAGTAACCAAACCTTCTAATTCCATGATTTGATTAATTCTCTCTTGTCTTTGTTTATCTCTTTCAGATTGTTCTGATCTCTGTCTATCTATAATTTTGGTTTCGTTGTTTTCCTTATCTTCTACTTGCGATTCAGCTTTAATTTCACTATTTATCGCTGTGTTAACATCAACATTTTCTTCTATTTTTTTTTCAATAGCTTGATTTGTGTTTTCAGTTGAGTGCACCTTCTTGCCTTGTTCTAAAACTTTATTATGAGATTGCTCAGTATTATGGTTGATAGGTCTGCGCTTGCGTTCATGTTTGTGTTCATGACCGTTCCTTTGATTGGATGCAGCTTCTATTTTAGCAGGTTCCGGCTCTGGTTTTAGTTCCGTTTCGGATTTTTTACTGCCAATGGCATCAATTAGCTCATTCTTTTTTAACCCGGTTGCATTTTCAACACCCAATGCAATAGCAATTTCACGCAATTCGGAAATTTTCTTTTCCTTTAAAATATCAATCTCAGACATTGATTATATTGATTATAAATATGATTCAGTATTGGCTCTAAAAATTCTTTCTAAAATAAAATCGGATTAAATTTTCAGAAAAGAAAATAATCTGAGACCCAGATTAGTTCTGGGTGCAATTTTACATCAAATATTTGAAATAGCAAGAGATTTATTTCATAGTGTATAACATTGAAATGTTAGTAAAGGATTCTTACATTCTGTTAATTCTCTATATCTTTGCACTATATCACTAAAAGAGATGGCAGGAGTAAGAATTGAGAAGTTTGAAAAGCAAATGCAACGTGATTTAGGTGAGATTTTTCAACAAAATAGTTGCACTTGGTTTGGAGGTGCATTCATAACAGTTTCACAAGTAAAAAGTAGTCCTGATTTAGGCTATATTAAATGTTATATCAGTATTTTGAACGAGAAAGAACCTGCGAAGTTGTTGATGCTTGTGGAAGAGAAATCAAAAGAAATAAGAATGGAACTTGCTCACCGTAATAAACATTTACGTAAAACTCCAGAGATTTCTTTTATGGAAGACACATCGTTAGATTATGTAAATAAAATGGAAGCTCTTTTTGCTTCAATTAAAAACAACAAGAAATAACTCGCCCATGCTTGTAACCTATGTAGAGGAACAACACGTCAAAAGCATTATGAAGAATCGCTTTTATAGGTGGGTTTTCTTTAATTATACCAAGCATTTAGACTTAAAAAATATTTTAATCAGGAAATTTACCAAGCAAATTGTAAAACAAAAAGACCTGAAAATACCAAGAGTCCTAGATGTGGGCTTTGGATTTGGGCAACGGATTTATTATTTAATTAAACATTATCCCAAAGCAGGTGTATTGGGAATAGATGTCTCAGACAAAGCAGTTTCATACGCAACAAAATACTTTAATCAAAAAGATTTTCCGAATGTGTACTGTATGAAAAAAGATGTAAAGGATTTGGACGATAAAGATTCGTTTGATATTGCTTATGCTGTCAAAGCTTTAAACTATATTGAAGATGACAAAGGTGCATTACAGAAGATATATGACTCATTAAAACCGGGGGGCACTCTCCTATTGCTTAATAGTTATTCTGCTAAACAGCAACATGAGAAAATTTATGACAGAATTTATGCACTCCCAAGATTACGAGATGGATATTCACTAGAGTCTTTAGAAGAAATAATGCACGAAGTTGGATTTTCAAAAATTGAAGCACGTTATATATACGGTACTACTGGTAATTTGGCATGGGAAATTGTAATTGCATTGCCGATTAAGATTGCTCGAAAGTCAAAATTG
Coding sequences within:
- a CDS encoding acetyl-CoA C-acyltransferase, producing the protein MNSVYVIDAVRTAIGKYAGTLSSVRPDDMAAHVIKSLIDRNPKVDFSKTEEVILGAANQAGEDNRNVARMASLLAGLPTEVSGFTVNRLCASGLHAIADGFLAISQGYGDLYIAGGVESMSRAPFVMAKSEKAFDRVPEVFDTTIGWRFTNPALSALHHPFTMGETAENVATKWNLTREQQDAFAYNSQVKWDMANNAGKFKDEITPYILNGKKGEKTVFDTDEHPRLSSLEILASLKPAFKKDGSVTAGNSSGVNDGAAVLLLASEKFIKENNITPLARIVSFAAAGVAPEIMGIGPIPATQKALKRAGLTINDLGLVELNEAFASQSIVCMHELGLNPEIVNVNGGSIAIGHPLGCSGARISSTLLHEMKKRANVRYGLATMCVGVGQGMAMIFEKS
- the truA gene encoding tRNA pseudouridine(38-40) synthase TruA, encoding MRYFLQIAFDGQPFCGWQLQANGNTVQAEVDKALSIILRKDIYCLGCGRTDSGVHAKQFFLHFDTENLIEDIPLFIRKFNGVTPREIAAYKLFRVKDNANARFDAISRTYEYKISLQKDPFEIGKSYFIWHQPDLSRMQDAAKLLVGKMDFKAFSRVNDLKHHICDLTEARFEENQNTIIFTISANRFLRNMVRAIVGTLLDIGYGRMEPDTIVSILESKDRRKAGQSVPSDGLYLTKVVYPENIFINHNE
- a CDS encoding ABC transporter ATP-binding protein/permease — its product is MSKEGKNKRMFDGMLLWRIIKLASPYKKQFWLAIISTILVAVTAPLRPYLIQLALEDYVAQADKIGLLWITIITIALLVIQTLLQFWNSYITGWIGQSVINDMRNKVFAKINLMKQKFFDKTPVGELVTRCVNDIETIADLFAAGIITITGDILQLIAITGFMFYIDWKLTLITLSVLPLLLYASHIFRIKVKESFQDVRVAVAKINSFVQERITGMQVVQLYNREDIEYEKFKEINMGHYEANQRSVLYYSVFFPVIEIITAISLALLVWWGTKEMLGVGVATFGKLTAFILYINMFFRPVRMLADRFNNVQMGMVAASRVFKLIDNKENLEDSEGSYVAEPIGNIVFDKVWFAYNDENYVIKDLSFTLNEGKTLAIVGETGSGKSSIINLLMKFYPYNKGQITIDGVSLTEWNALFLRKRIAIVMQDVFLFSGSILENITLNMPEISREQVIETSKLLGANTFIEKLPGAYDYKVMERGNTLSMGQRQLISFVRAMVVNPKILVLDEATSSVDSETEDVIQKAIEKMMFNRTSIVIAHRLSTIEKADNIIVMSHGEIVESGTHKELVKQRGRYYQLQKSGTQEILTE
- the rho gene encoding transcription termination factor Rho, producing the protein MSEIDILKEKKISELREIAIALGVENATGLKKNELIDAIGSKKSETELKPEPEPAKIEAASNQRNGHEHKHERKRRPINHNTEQSHNKVLEQGKKVHSTENTNQAIEKKIEENVDVNTAINSEIKAESQVEDKENNETKIIDRQRSEQSERDKQRQERINQIMELEGLVTSIGVLEVIQEGYGFLRSADYNYMSSPDDVYVSPQQIRSYGLKTGDTVVGTIRLPKDNEKYFGLVQIQKVNGKTPAEIRDRISFEHLTPLFPNSKINLVDNPRNFSNRIIDLVSPIGKGQRGLIVAQPKTGKTNLLQGIANAIAANHPEIYMIILLVDERPEEVTEMARNVKAEVVASTFDEPAEKHVKLANIVLEKSKRLVECGHDVVILLDSITRLARAYNTVQPASGKILSGGVDANALQKPKRFFGAARNIENGGSLTIIATALIDTGSKMDEVIFEEFKGTGNMELQLDRKLSNKRIYPAIDIVSSSTRREDLLYDKNTLQKMWVLRNHLADMTSEEAMTTMLRYMETTLDNKEFLISMNG
- the rbfA gene encoding 30S ribosome-binding factor RbfA translates to MAGVRIEKFEKQMQRDLGEIFQQNSCTWFGGAFITVSQVKSSPDLGYIKCYISILNEKEPAKLLMLVEEKSKEIRMELAHRNKHLRKTPEISFMEDTSLDYVNKMEALFASIKNNKK
- a CDS encoding class I SAM-dependent methyltransferase; translated protein: MKNRFYRWVFFNYTKHLDLKNILIRKFTKQIVKQKDLKIPRVLDVGFGFGQRIYYLIKHYPKAGVLGIDVSDKAVSYATKYFNQKDFPNVYCMKKDVKDLDDKDSFDIAYAVKALNYIEDDKGALQKIYDSLKPGGTLLLLNSYSAKQQHEKIYDRIYALPRLRDGYSLESLEEIMHEVGFSKIEARYIYGTTGNLAWEIVIALPIKIARKSKLFLPFLPIYMLLVTPIAGILNFYDYYIGHTSGRSIFIKAEK